The Paraflavitalea devenefica genome contains a region encoding:
- a CDS encoding aldo/keto reductase codes for MQKRILGNSGLEVSTLGLGCMGLSFGYGPAADKQDGIKLIQAAFERGVTFFDTAEVYGPYTNEELLGEALEPFRKEVVIATKFGFKEAQAALGMDSRPATIRAVAEASLKRLRSDYIDLFYQHRVDPAVPIEEVAGTVKDLIKEGKVRHFGLSEAGAQTIRKAHAVHPVAALQSEYSLWWREPEIEILPLLEELGIGFVPFSPLGKGFLTGKINQDTTFDKTDFRNTVPRFSEENRKANQALVDLLGNIASETKATAAQIALAWLLAQKPWIVPIPGTSKLHRLEENLSAANIRLTDFDLNTINEAVSKVEVHGARYSAELQKRVGR; via the coding sequence ATGCAAAAAAGAATATTAGGCAATAGTGGGCTTGAAGTTTCAACGCTTGGTTTGGGCTGTATGGGATTGAGCTTTGGCTATGGTCCCGCTGCAGACAAACAAGATGGTATTAAGTTAATTCAGGCAGCTTTTGAACGGGGTGTTACCTTCTTTGATACTGCGGAGGTTTATGGACCTTATACCAATGAAGAGTTGCTGGGTGAAGCATTAGAGCCGTTCCGTAAAGAGGTCGTAATCGCAACAAAGTTTGGGTTTAAAGAAGCCCAGGCAGCATTGGGCATGGACAGCCGGCCAGCAACCATCAGGGCGGTTGCGGAAGCATCATTGAAAAGATTAAGATCCGACTATATTGACCTGTTCTATCAGCATAGAGTAGATCCTGCTGTACCCATCGAAGAAGTGGCAGGAACGGTGAAGGATTTAATTAAGGAAGGTAAAGTACGGCACTTTGGGCTTTCGGAAGCAGGCGCACAAACGATACGGAAAGCACATGCTGTGCACCCGGTCGCTGCCCTGCAAAGCGAATACTCACTTTGGTGGCGTGAGCCGGAAATAGAGATACTGCCGTTGCTGGAAGAATTGGGTATTGGCTTTGTTCCCTTCAGTCCACTTGGTAAAGGTTTTCTGACCGGTAAGATTAATCAGGATACTACATTCGACAAAACAGATTTTCGCAATACCGTACCTCGTTTTTCTGAGGAAAATAGAAAAGCCAATCAGGCATTGGTTGATCTGCTGGGTAATATTGCCTCGGAGACAAAGGCTACTGCTGCTCAGATTGCACTGGCATGGTTGCTTGCGCAAAAACCATGGATCGTTCCCATTCCTGGTACCAGCAAATTGCACCGGTTGGAAGAAAACCTCAGTGCGGCTAACATTAGGTTGACTGACTTCGACCTGAACACAATCAATGAGGCGGTGTCAAAGGTAGAAGTTCATGGCGCCCGGTATTCGGCAGAGCTCCAAAAGCGTGTTGGTCGATAA
- a CDS encoding alpha/beta hydrolase produces MKSLDQKILAALSPLIFSVALMGCAAQNKSAGNGPLIIDQQGSFAVGGKVITQPGTFDPIRHGAYTPVNPPTEGQTLHGDHAYVFYQVPAKRRKLPLVFWHGHGQFTKTWETTPDGREGFQTIFLRRRFPVYLIDQPRRGHGGRSTEVINLTPTADDQLWFGIFRFGVWPNFYPGVQFSKDPEALNQFFRQGAPNTGPYNVDVNTNAVSALFDRIGSGILVTHSQSGGLGWRTVLKNANIKAVISYEPGGDFVFPEGETPDSIVLAGRAIKLATIPLSEFQKFTKIPIAIYYGDNIPDKPSINPGQEQWRVFLQVARNWQEVVNKHGGDVTLVHLPEIGITGNTHFPMSDLNNLQIADLLSKFLKEKKLD; encoded by the coding sequence ATGAAATCATTAGATCAAAAGATATTAGCTGCGCTTTCTCCACTTATTTTTTCAGTTGCCTTAATGGGATGTGCAGCACAAAATAAAAGCGCGGGTAATGGCCCTTTGATTATTGACCAACAAGGCAGCTTTGCGGTTGGTGGCAAGGTGATTACCCAACCGGGTACTTTTGATCCGATCAGGCATGGTGCCTATACACCAGTTAATCCGCCAACTGAAGGGCAGACGCTGCATGGAGATCATGCCTACGTATTTTACCAGGTTCCGGCGAAGCGTCGAAAACTTCCGCTGGTATTCTGGCATGGCCATGGTCAATTTACCAAGACCTGGGAAACAACGCCGGATGGTCGGGAAGGTTTTCAAACCATATTCCTACGTCGCAGGTTTCCGGTTTACCTGATCGATCAGCCCCGGCGCGGCCATGGAGGACGTAGTACTGAAGTCATTAACCTGACGCCTACAGCAGATGATCAGCTATGGTTCGGCATTTTTCGTTTTGGCGTATGGCCCAACTTTTACCCAGGTGTTCAATTTTCTAAAGACCCGGAAGCCCTCAACCAGTTTTTCCGCCAGGGTGCACCCAATACGGGGCCTTATAATGTGGACGTAAACACCAATGCTGTATCGGCATTATTCGACAGGATTGGATCGGGCATCCTGGTTACGCATTCACAAAGCGGTGGTTTGGGATGGCGTACTGTTTTGAAGAATGCCAACATTAAGGCAGTCATATCTTACGAGCCTGGTGGAGATTTTGTATTCCCCGAAGGCGAAACACCTGATTCCATAGTGCTGGCTGGCCGTGCGATCAAGCTCGCAACTATACCCCTGTCGGAATTTCAAAAGTTTACTAAAATACCCATAGCGATCTACTATGGAGACAATATCCCAGATAAACCCAGTATCAATCCTGGCCAGGAGCAGTGGCGTGTTTTCCTCCAGGTCGCCAGGAATTGGCAGGAAGTGGTAAACAAACATGGAGGCGATGTTACGCTGGTTCATCTTCCCGAAATTGGTATCACTGGCAATACCCATTTTCCAATGTCCGATCTCAATAATCTTCAGATAGCAGATTTGTTGTCAAAGTTTCTGAAAGAGAAAAAACTTGATTGA
- a CDS encoding glycoside hydrolase family 35 protein, translating into MKKSTNVSVSVGFSGILAICLLIGGLLKTGEAGAQTFATGKNEFLLNGKPFVIRAAELHYPRIPKAYWEHRIQLCKAMGMNTICIYLFWNLHEQQEGVYDFTGQSDVAEFIKLVQKNGMYCIVRPGPYVCAEWDMGGLPWWLLRKKDIQVRTLSDSLFMQSSRRFISKAGSILAPLQIQNGGNIIMVQVENEYGVWGNDEKYMTAIRDNIRAAGFDKVQLFRCDWSSNFDRYNLPGVASTLNFGAGSDIEKQFQHFRQLNPEAPLMCSEYWTGWFDQWGRPHETRGVNTFIGSLKDMMDRRISFSLYMAHGGTSFGQWSGANAPPYAPTVSSYDYDAPIDESGHPTEKFYAIRELLKNYLNEGEALGEIPKEPIALIEVPAIKFTQAAPLFQNLPKAVASEAIQPMEMFGQGWGDILYRTQLPASAKAGKLQITEVHDWAAVYIDGKFTGKIDRRLHGNTVNIPALPKGAQLDILIATTGRVNYGRAIIDRKGITEKVVLQQEEKTTELRNWKVYNLPVEYPVKNKLKYSAAKVNGPAWYRAVFNLSKIGDTYLDMSHWGKGMVWVNGRSLGRFWRIGPTQTMFVPGTWLKKTGNEIIVLDVEGAKKLAIAGVTKPIYGINLDESLLHRKPGQQLDLSTATPAITGSLPAGGGWKDILLSQPVQGRYFCFEAMNAQNPTDPITSIAEMEVIGMDGKPVSALNWRVLYADSEDITGAGNTADKVFDMQESVIWQTAREGAKAGHPHALVIDMGTSVQVKGFRILPRGDKKETGVVKDYRFYVQEKPFKY; encoded by the coding sequence ATGAAGAAATCGACGAATGTAAGCGTCTCAGTTGGATTTTCTGGAATATTGGCCATTTGCCTGCTAATAGGCGGGTTACTAAAAACAGGGGAAGCCGGTGCCCAAACATTTGCCACCGGGAAAAACGAATTCCTGCTCAATGGGAAACCCTTTGTCATCCGCGCTGCCGAATTACATTACCCCCGCATTCCCAAAGCTTATTGGGAACACCGCATTCAGCTTTGCAAGGCCATGGGCATGAATACCATTTGCATCTACCTCTTCTGGAACCTGCACGAGCAGCAGGAAGGGGTATATGACTTTACCGGGCAAAGCGATGTAGCGGAGTTCATAAAACTGGTGCAGAAAAATGGTATGTACTGCATTGTACGTCCCGGTCCCTATGTATGTGCTGAGTGGGACATGGGCGGACTGCCCTGGTGGCTGCTTCGTAAAAAAGATATACAGGTGCGCACGCTCAGTGATAGCCTCTTCATGCAATCTTCCCGCCGCTTCATCAGCAAAGCAGGCAGCATCTTGGCTCCCCTGCAAATACAGAACGGTGGCAACATCATTATGGTGCAGGTTGAGAATGAATATGGTGTGTGGGGCAATGATGAAAAATACATGACGGCCATCCGTGACAATATCCGCGCGGCAGGATTTGACAAGGTGCAGCTTTTCCGGTGCGACTGGTCTTCCAATTTCGACCGGTATAACCTGCCGGGTGTAGCCAGCACGCTCAACTTCGGCGCCGGCTCCGATATTGAAAAGCAATTTCAGCATTTCAGGCAACTCAATCCCGAGGCGCCACTCATGTGCAGCGAGTACTGGACCGGCTGGTTCGACCAGTGGGGACGGCCGCATGAAACGCGTGGTGTCAATACCTTCATTGGTAGCCTTAAAGACATGATGGACCGTCGCATTTCTTTCAGCCTCTACATGGCGCATGGCGGCACTTCTTTCGGGCAATGGTCTGGTGCTAATGCGCCGCCTTATGCGCCCACCGTGTCTTCTTACGATTACGATGCGCCGATCGATGAGTCCGGCCATCCCACAGAAAAGTTCTATGCTATCCGGGAGTTGCTGAAAAACTACCTGAACGAAGGAGAAGCGCTGGGTGAAATACCCAAAGAGCCCATTGCATTGATAGAGGTGCCGGCTATAAAATTTACCCAGGCAGCGCCCTTGTTCCAAAACCTGCCAAAGGCCGTAGCGTCTGAAGCGATACAGCCCATGGAGATGTTTGGCCAGGGATGGGGCGATATCTTGTATCGCACCCAGTTGCCTGCTTCCGCCAAAGCGGGAAAACTGCAGATCACGGAGGTGCATGACTGGGCCGCTGTATACATTGATGGTAAATTCACGGGCAAGATCGACCGCCGCCTGCACGGCAATACCGTGAACATCCCTGCACTGCCCAAGGGCGCTCAACTGGATATACTCATCGCTACCACCGGCCGGGTGAATTATGGCAGGGCCATCATCGACCGCAAAGGCATCACGGAAAAAGTAGTGTTGCAGCAGGAGGAAAAGACCACCGAACTGCGCAACTGGAAAGTATACAACCTGCCGGTGGAGTACCCTGTCAAAAACAAATTGAAGTACAGTGCTGCCAAAGTCAATGGTCCCGCCTGGTACCGGGCTGTTTTCAACCTGTCAAAAATAGGGGATACTTATCTCGACATGAGCCATTGGGGCAAAGGCATGGTATGGGTGAATGGGCGCAGCCTCGGTCGCTTCTGGCGCATTGGCCCCACACAAACCATGTTTGTGCCGGGTACCTGGCTGAAGAAAACCGGTAATGAGATCATTGTGCTGGATGTAGAGGGCGCTAAGAAACTGGCTATAGCGGGCGTTACCAAACCCATTTACGGCATTAATCTCGATGAATCACTGCTGCACCGCAAGCCCGGTCAGCAACTGGACCTTAGCACTGCCACACCTGCCATTACAGGTAGCTTGCCGGCGGGCGGTGGCTGGAAAGACATCCTCCTGTCTCAACCGGTACAAGGCCGTTACTTCTGCTTCGAGGCCATGAATGCGCAGAATCCCACCGACCCCATCACTTCTATAGCAGAGATGGAAGTCATTGGCATGGACGGCAAGCCTGTTTCGGCGCTTAACTGGCGCGTGTTGTATGCCGATAGCGAAGACATTACCGGTGCCGGCAATACAGCCGATAAAGTATTCGATATGCAGGAGTCCGTCATCTGGCAAACAGCCCGGGAAGGCGCAAAGGCCGGTCATCCCCATGCCCTGGTGATCGATATGGGAACATCTGTACAAGTAAAAGGATTCAGGATACTGCCTCGTGGCGATAAAAAAGAAACTGGTGTGGTAAAGGATTATCGTTTCTACGTACAGGAGAAGCCTTTTAAATATTAA
- a CDS encoding carboxymuconolactone decarboxylase family protein — protein sequence MRQKQVVITLLIAFSLLSLVLKAQTIPKGNRVLNPKEQSLIKIAASTAKGNLSKLRSELNTALDAGLTVNQIKEAIVHIYAYAGFPRSLRGLQTFMAVLDDRKSKGIVDATGPEASPINNDSSKYNRGKAVLEKLTGVPETGPKTGYAAFAPTIEIFLKEHLFADIFERDVLTYAERELITVSVLSSIGGVEPMLQSHLKICLNVGLTVDQLHQFTTVIQSAVGDREAIAAQKVLDEILNGKQKVQHVDTAKTDMDMVFPKGEKVTNNNFTGQVWVNYLLATDTVHNVNIGSVTFEPGARTNWHYHKGGQILLVTGGRGLYQEKGKPVEVIERGEVIKCPPNKEHWHGATPTESMTHISIGTNVNIGGAVWLKPVTDEEYHRGQKH from the coding sequence ATGAGACAAAAACAGGTAGTCATAACTTTATTAATCGCATTCAGCTTGCTCTCGTTAGTACTGAAAGCGCAAACTATCCCAAAGGGGAATAGGGTCTTAAATCCCAAAGAACAAAGCTTGATTAAGATTGCTGCATCTACTGCAAAAGGCAATCTCTCAAAGCTGAGATCGGAACTAAACACAGCACTTGATGCGGGATTGACAGTAAACCAGATCAAAGAGGCAATTGTACACATATACGCCTATGCTGGATTTCCCCGTAGCTTGCGTGGCTTACAGACATTTATGGCTGTTTTAGATGACCGAAAATCCAAAGGCATTGTTGACGCAACGGGACCCGAAGCATCACCAATAAATAACGATAGTAGCAAATACAATCGGGGCAAGGCGGTTTTGGAAAAATTAACAGGTGTTCCCGAAACCGGTCCTAAGACTGGTTACGCAGCATTTGCGCCTACAATAGAAATCTTCCTGAAAGAGCATTTGTTTGCCGATATTTTTGAAAGGGATGTTTTAACCTATGCAGAAAGGGAACTGATAACCGTATCGGTATTGAGCAGTATTGGCGGTGTAGAGCCAATGTTGCAATCACATTTGAAGATTTGTTTGAATGTTGGCTTAACAGTAGACCAGTTGCATCAATTCACTACTGTCATCCAATCTGCGGTAGGCGACAGGGAGGCCATAGCTGCCCAAAAAGTATTGGATGAGATTTTAAATGGCAAACAAAAAGTCCAACATGTTGATACTGCGAAAACAGATATGGATATGGTCTTCCCAAAAGGAGAAAAAGTGACAAACAATAATTTTACGGGACAGGTCTGGGTAAATTATCTGTTAGCAACTGATACTGTACACAATGTGAACATCGGATCGGTGACGTTTGAGCCTGGGGCAAGAACCAATTGGCACTACCACAAAGGAGGTCAAATACTTTTGGTAACCGGGGGAAGAGGTTTATACCAGGAAAAAGGAAAACCTGTTGAAGTCATTGAGAGAGGTGAGGTCATAAAATGCCCGCCAAACAAAGAGCATTGGCATGGAGCTACACCAACAGAATCGATGACACATATTTCCATTGGAACAAATGTAAATATCGGGGGTGCGGTTTGGCTGAAGCCAGTAACTGACGAGGAATACCATCGCGGCCAAAAACATTAA
- a CDS encoding glycoside hydrolase family 3 C-terminal domain-containing protein: MKRLFIAIFISACSLVAVPGYAQTPYPFQNTAHSFEERVNDLVSRLTLEEKVAQMLNAAPAIPRLGIPAYDWWNEVLHGVARTPYRVTVFPQAIAMAATFDSTSLKRMASYSADEGRAIYNLANEKGQTGQRYVGLTYWTPNINIFRDPRWGRGQETYGEDPFLTAMMGTAFVHGLQGDDPHYLKAAACAKHYAVHSGPEPSRHVDNFSPSDYDLWNTYLPAFQQLITKTDVAGVMCAYNAFKSQPCCGSDQLMIDILRKKWNFTGYVTSDCWAIDDFFKNHKTHKNAADASADAVFHGTDVECGTDAYKSLVQAVKDGKISEQQINQSVKRLFMIRFRLGMFDPPAMVKYAQTPASVLERAEHKAHALKMAQQSIVLLRNENKVLPLSRNLRKIAVIGPNADNAIAVLGNYNGIPSETITLLQGIRKKAGSQTQVVYEKAINFTNDTLLQYTDIDAQCAWQGAKGFYAEYFNNRELKGTPVAHRMEKGLDNNWQEGQVIIDTLKGYDFSARYSTDFRAPETGEMTFELNADDGYRFLVDGKEVINAWTRNRWGARTFKLSTTANTTYRLVVEYHQTGGKASVQLKAGHFAKTDFQALAARVKDADVIVFAGGISPQLEGEEMRVDYPGFLGGDRTTIALPAVQTALLKALQSTGKPVVFAMMTGSAIAIPWEAENIPAILNAWYGGQSAGTAIADVLFGDYNPAGRLPVTFYRSDSDLPAFGDYSMKNRTYRYFKGKPLYEFGYGLSYTIFRYQQLRLSGKKVITATATVTNEGNRDGEEVVQLYVSTPGKDAPVRSLKGFQRIFLQKGESKVVQFTLTPEDLSIIDNQGNPIRVKGKVTIAIGGRQPEPVAVKSRYCVQSVVTLP; encoded by the coding sequence ATGAAACGATTGTTCATTGCCATTTTTATTTCCGCCTGCAGCCTTGTTGCTGTTCCAGGATACGCACAAACACCCTATCCCTTCCAAAATACCGCCCATTCTTTTGAAGAACGTGTAAACGACCTTGTAAGCCGGTTGACGCTGGAAGAAAAGGTAGCGCAAATGCTGAACGCCGCGCCCGCCATTCCGCGCCTGGGCATTCCTGCCTATGACTGGTGGAACGAAGTATTGCATGGGGTAGCCAGAACGCCTTACCGGGTAACGGTATTCCCACAGGCCATTGCCATGGCAGCCACTTTCGACAGCACTTCCCTCAAACGCATGGCCAGCTATTCGGCCGATGAAGGCAGGGCCATTTATAACCTGGCCAATGAAAAAGGACAAACGGGGCAGCGCTATGTGGGATTGACTTACTGGACGCCCAATATCAATATTTTCCGCGATCCCCGTTGGGGAAGAGGCCAGGAAACGTATGGCGAGGACCCTTTTTTGACAGCCATGATGGGAACAGCTTTTGTACACGGCCTACAGGGCGACGATCCTCATTATTTAAAAGCGGCAGCCTGCGCCAAACATTATGCTGTGCACAGCGGACCGGAGCCCTCGCGGCATGTTGACAATTTTTCTCCCAGTGATTATGACTTATGGAATACTTATTTACCGGCGTTTCAGCAACTGATTACCAAAACCGATGTGGCCGGGGTGATGTGCGCCTATAATGCCTTTAAATCACAACCCTGCTGTGGCAGCGACCAGTTGATGATCGATATACTTCGCAAGAAATGGAATTTTACCGGTTATGTAACTTCCGATTGCTGGGCTATCGACGACTTTTTCAAAAATCACAAAACGCACAAGAACGCAGCAGACGCTTCTGCTGATGCGGTATTTCATGGAACGGACGTTGAATGTGGCACGGACGCTTATAAATCGCTGGTACAGGCTGTGAAAGATGGAAAGATCAGCGAACAACAGATCAACCAGTCTGTAAAACGGCTGTTCATGATCCGGTTCCGCCTGGGCATGTTCGATCCACCCGCTATGGTTAAATATGCGCAAACGCCGGCTTCCGTGCTGGAGCGTGCGGAACACAAGGCGCATGCCCTGAAGATGGCACAGCAATCCATCGTCCTGCTCAGGAATGAGAACAAGGTGCTGCCCCTCTCCAGGAACCTCCGGAAAATTGCCGTCATAGGCCCGAATGCCGATAATGCCATTGCTGTATTGGGCAACTATAATGGTATTCCTTCCGAAACGATAACCCTATTACAGGGAATCAGGAAGAAAGCAGGCAGCCAGACCCAGGTAGTGTATGAGAAAGCCATCAATTTCACCAACGATACGCTGCTGCAATACACGGATATTGATGCGCAATGCGCCTGGCAGGGAGCAAAAGGCTTTTACGCGGAATATTTTAACAACCGTGAATTGAAAGGGACGCCTGTGGCCCACAGGATGGAAAAGGGCCTTGATAACAACTGGCAGGAAGGACAGGTGATTATCGATACCCTGAAAGGGTATGATTTTTCGGCCAGGTACTCAACTGATTTCAGGGCGCCTGAAACCGGTGAGATGACTTTTGAACTGAATGCCGATGATGGCTACCGCTTCCTGGTAGATGGCAAGGAAGTCATCAACGCGTGGACCCGCAACAGGTGGGGCGCCAGGACGTTTAAATTATCCACCACCGCCAATACCACTTACCGCCTGGTGGTTGAATATCATCAGACCGGTGGAAAAGCTTCGGTACAATTGAAAGCCGGTCATTTTGCAAAGACCGACTTCCAGGCGCTGGCCGCCCGGGTAAAGGATGCAGATGTGATCGTATTTGCCGGCGGCATTTCGCCGCAACTGGAAGGAGAAGAAATGCGGGTAGATTACCCGGGGTTCCTGGGCGGCGACAGAACCACCATCGCGTTGCCTGCCGTACAAACAGCCTTACTGAAAGCCCTTCAATCAACCGGCAAACCAGTGGTTTTTGCCATGATGACCGGCAGCGCTATTGCCATACCCTGGGAAGCAGAAAATATACCTGCCATCCTGAATGCCTGGTACGGCGGTCAATCTGCCGGCACAGCGATCGCCGATGTATTGTTTGGCGACTACAATCCGGCAGGCCGCCTGCCCGTAACATTTTACAGGAGCGATAGCGATCTGCCCGCTTTTGGGGATTACTCGATGAAGAATCGTACCTACCGGTATTTCAAAGGAAAGCCATTGTACGAATTCGGCTATGGCCTTAGTTATACCATCTTCCGGTACCAGCAGCTTAGGTTATCGGGAAAGAAGGTGATCACGGCCACGGCAACCGTTACCAATGAAGGGAACAGGGATGGAGAAGAAGTGGTGCAGTTGTACGTATCCACGCCCGGCAAAGACGCCCCGGTGCGGTCACTGAAAGGGTTTCAACGGATATTCCTGCAAAAAGGGGAAAGCAAAGTGGTCCAGTTTACCCTGACGCCGGAAGACCTATCCATTATTGACAACCAGGGGAATCCCATCCGGGTAAAGGGAAAAGTAACCATTGCCATCGGGGGAAGGCAACCGGAACCGGTTGCCGTAAAAAGCAGGTACTGCGTTCAATCTGTGGTGACCCTGCCCTGA
- a CDS encoding alpha/beta hydrolase: protein MTKLKSIVIAVGMATGITASAQEKVKNPYGLVYRDAIEENIKGKVNIHSVTYKLNGINIAANVYTPAGYDPAKKYPAVVIAHPNGGIKEQTAGLYAQRLAEAGYITIAADAAYQGASGGEPRHTDKPASRIEDIRGMADFITRYSGVDANRLGVLGICGGGGYTLKAAQSDKRFKAVATLSMFNSGEVRRNGFQNSQLKTIQERLKQASDARAEEVASGKIIYAGVANITDEEIAKIPTDLYREGYVYYYRTYAHPNSTFLYTMSSLLDLMTWDAATEMDLINQPLLMMAGSKADTKYMTDEAFPKAINAKSKELFVIDGATHIQTYWKPEYVNKAVAKLIGFFGENLK, encoded by the coding sequence ATGACAAAGTTGAAATCAATCGTTATAGCTGTCGGTATGGCTACAGGCATTACAGCTTCCGCTCAGGAAAAGGTGAAGAATCCTTACGGGCTGGTTTATAGAGATGCAATTGAAGAAAACATAAAAGGAAAGGTGAATATTCATTCAGTCACCTATAAACTTAACGGGATTAATATCGCTGCCAATGTTTATACCCCGGCAGGGTATGACCCTGCTAAAAAATATCCTGCAGTTGTAATTGCGCATCCCAATGGTGGTATCAAAGAACAGACTGCGGGACTATATGCACAGCGCCTGGCGGAGGCAGGTTATATAACCATTGCTGCCGACGCAGCTTACCAGGGAGCCAGCGGCGGTGAGCCTCGTCATACCGACAAACCTGCATCCAGAATAGAAGATATTCGTGGTATGGCCGATTTTATTACCCGGTACTCAGGTGTGGATGCCAACCGTTTAGGCGTGTTGGGTATTTGTGGCGGTGGTGGTTATACTTTAAAGGCAGCCCAATCAGACAAACGCTTCAAAGCAGTTGCTACCCTAAGCATGTTTAATTCGGGCGAAGTACGACGCAACGGATTTCAAAACTCCCAATTAAAAACCATTCAGGAACGGCTGAAACAAGCATCAGATGCCCGTGCAGAGGAAGTCGCAAGCGGAAAAATCATCTATGCTGGTGTGGCGAATATAACAGATGAAGAAATTGCTAAAATCCCGACTGATCTGTATCGTGAAGGCTACGTGTATTATTACAGAACGTACGCCCATCCCAATTCAACATTTCTGTATACCATGAGTAGCCTGCTCGACTTGATGACATGGGATGCTGCCACTGAAATGGACCTGATCAACCAGCCCCTGTTGATGATGGCCGGAAGCAAAGCCGATACGAAATATATGACAGACGAAGCGTTCCCCAAGGCTATCAATGCAAAAAGCAAGGAATTGTTTGTGATTGATGGAGCTACCCATATACAAACCTACTGGAAACCAGAATATGTAAATAAGGCTGTAGCCAAATTGATTGGATTCTTTGGTGAAAACCTGAAATAA
- a CDS encoding helix-turn-helix domain-containing protein translates to MDNMLKFNTISDYNVFNKNPTLHPLVSVVDLSKADPRTGSRMYFGFYTIFLKEVKCGDLTYGKNTYDYQEGTLVFLAPGQVAGVNSNGQFYQPKGYALIFHADLIHGTSLGRHINQYSFFSYDTREALHVSEKERQIVLDCFSKIQYELEHAIDKHSRKLIASNIELFLDYCQRFYDRQFITRETAHKGILERFETLLNEYYESETPNTIGLPSVAWCAGELNLSANYFGDLIKKETGRTAQDYIQSKIIDIAKERIFDLSKSVSQIASDLGFKYPAHFTRLFKQRVGVTPNEYRSQN, encoded by the coding sequence ATGGATAATATGCTGAAGTTCAATACAATTAGTGACTATAATGTGTTTAATAAAAATCCAACTCTTCACCCCCTGGTAAGCGTTGTTGACCTTTCTAAGGCTGATCCCAGAACGGGCTCCCGCATGTACTTTGGGTTTTATACTATTTTTTTGAAAGAGGTCAAGTGTGGCGATCTGACATATGGAAAGAATACTTACGATTACCAGGAAGGTACGTTGGTGTTTCTCGCTCCAGGGCAAGTTGCGGGGGTGAACAGTAATGGTCAGTTCTACCAACCAAAGGGATACGCATTGATATTCCATGCTGACCTGATCCATGGTACATCATTGGGCCGGCACATCAATCAGTACAGTTTCTTTTCGTACGACACCCGGGAGGCCCTGCATGTATCCGAAAAGGAAAGACAAATAGTGCTGGATTGCTTTTCCAAAATTCAATATGAGCTCGAGCATGCCATCGATAAGCACAGCAGGAAGCTGATTGCATCCAACATTGAGCTATTTCTTGATTATTGCCAGCGATTTTACGACAGGCAGTTTATTACCCGCGAGACCGCACATAAGGGGATACTTGAAAGGTTTGAAACTTTACTGAATGAGTATTATGAATCTGAAACCCCCAATACGATTGGTTTACCTTCTGTTGCCTGGTGTGCCGGTGAACTCAATTTGTCTGCTAATTATTTTGGTGATTTGATAAAAAAGGAAACAGGCCGAACTGCTCAGGATTACATCCAGTCGAAAATAATCGACATTGCCAAAGAGAGAATCTTTGACCTAAGTAAATCCGTAAGTCAAATTGCCTCCGATTTAGGATTTAAGTATCCAGCACATTTTACACGACTGTTTAAGCAACGCGTTGGAGTTACACCCAATGAATACCGGTCGCAAAATTGA
- a CDS encoding DinB family protein produces the protein MKAFFKELFEYNHHINQKLGSALNANVEKTSENAIKLYSHILNAHQIWNNRIDPRHPAFGVWEIHAIQDCQDIDKKNYEHILLIIERFDLNSMIHHPKIKGKNASKSIGEILFHVINHSTYHRGQLATEFRQNGLEPLATDYILYEKK, from the coding sequence ATGAAAGCCTTCTTTAAAGAATTATTTGAATACAATCACCACATCAACCAAAAACTGGGAAGTGCCCTTAATGCTAACGTAGAAAAAACATCTGAAAACGCCATAAAACTTTATAGCCACATCCTGAATGCTCACCAGATTTGGAATAACAGGATTGACCCCAGGCATCCTGCTTTCGGAGTTTGGGAAATTCATGCCATCCAGGACTGCCAGGATATTGATAAAAAAAACTATGAACATATATTGCTGATAATCGAAAGATTTGATCTCAACAGCATGATCCACCATCCCAAAATAAAAGGAAAGAATGCTAGCAAAAGTATAGGGGAGATATTATTTCATGTTATTAATCATTCCACTTATCACAGAGGACAACTTGCCACTGAATTCAGGCAAAATGGGCTTGAACCTTTAGCAACTGATTATATTCTCTACGAGAAGAAGTAA